The Verrucomicrobium spinosum DSM 4136 = JCM 18804 DNA segment GTTCACGGATGACCCGGGGGTGTTGCTGGGCCTCTCCCGAGAGGGGCTTTTCTGTGAATGGGACCTGCCATCGGGCGTCCTGACTTCCACTCCCATCATCCCTGGCCCGGCCCCCACGAGTTCGGCATGGGATCTCACTCCCGATGGGAAATGGCTGGCGGTGACCGTCGCTGGCGGTCCCCGAGTGTTCCGCACCGTGCCACGGGCGGCAGTTGGCCCTGTCTTGGAGGGGGCTCCTGCCCCGACCCTGCTCCGGCTGAGCAGTGATGGCTGCCGCCTGGCAGGGGCTGATGGCTCCAGTCTGAAGGTTTGGGATGCCCGATCCGGCAAACTGATCCTGAGTTCCCATGATCTGGAAGGCCCCGTATCCCATATCGAGATGAGTCCGGATGGCACACGCTTGGCCACTGTCTCGGGCAGGACGGGCGGCACCCTGGATGTTTGGGATGTGGACTTGGGCTCGAGGATGCGCCCCTCTTTCCGCCCCGGAGGCAAGCTGCTTGACTGTTCCTTCAGCCCCGAGGGCCGTCGTCTGGCCATTGCCAGCCACGATTCGTACGCACGAGTCTTTGACGTGGCTTCTGGACTGCCCTTGACGGAGTCCATGCGTCACTCTGGAGCGGTCATGGAAGTGCACTTCAGTGGTGATGGCCGAAGGGTCGCCACCTCTGCGGTGGGGGAGTTGAATGCCCGAATCTGGGACGGCTACACCGGGCTCCCGGCCTGGCCATGGATCTGCCACCCCTCCAGCAACCCCTGCGCTCGTATCAGTGCCAACGGCAGATTCGTCCTGACGGGGGGTGAAGACAGGGCTCTTCGGCTTTGGAGTACACCGGTGGAGGGCGCAGCGAAGGTGACGGCCAACCACGGTGCCAAGGTGGTCTCTGTTTCCCAGGGCACCGCCGGACGGCTGATCCTCTCAGCAGGTGCCGATGGCCTCGTCCGACTGTGGAACCGTACCACCGGAGACCTGACCGCCTTGATTCAGCCCTCCTCACCTCCGACGGCCGTGGAGCTGAGTCGGAATGAAAACTGGATCGTGACGGGTGGAGAGAACGGGATGGTTCAGGTCTGGAACAGCCGGACGGGAGAGCCTGTGCTCCCGGAGCTGCACCATGGCGGTCAACGGGTTATCCAGCTTCAATTTTCCGCCTCGGGTGAGGAATTCTTCAGCCTGGGAGGAGAAGGTTCGCTCAAACTTTGGAACCGGCGCACGGGCAAGCCTCTGGCCCGGCAGCTGGAGCAGACAGGGACGCTGATCCGTGCCACCTATGACGCAACGGGTGAGCGACTGCTCGCGGCGGATACGGAGCACAACGTGGGGTGCTGGGATGTCAGAAGCGGCAGGCCTTCTGGTAGGAAAATCCGGCTGCCCCGCCGTGTCGATCACCTGGCCTTTTCCGCAGACGGCAAACGCTGGCTCACCGCCTCTCTGGGGAATGGCAGCTTTGCCCAGGTTTGGGATGCCACCACCTTCCTCCCTGTAGGGCCCATGCTGGCTCCGGGTCGCACCTTCTGCGCGGCCCTCAGCCGGGACGGAGCGAGTGTGGTGACTTGCGGAGCCGACAACACCGCACGGATCTGGAATGCCTCCTCCGGCGGACGGATCGGGCGGAACATGACCCATAGCGGCCCCATCTTCCGTTCCATATTCAGTCCAGACGGCCGCATGGTGGCCACCTGCAGTGATGATGGCACCGCCCGCGTGTGGGATGCCCTGAGCGGGGCACCGATCTCCCCACCTTTGCCACAGGGCGCGGGATTTGTTTACTGGAACCACACTTCCACCGAGCTTCTCACCGCCTCAGCCTCCGGAGTGCTCTCACTCTGGGACGTCTCTCCCATCACGGATGCGCTGGATGACCTGCAAGGGCAGGCCGAGCTGCTCTCCGGTCGCAAATTGGATGCCCTGCTGGGCACGACTGTGCTCACCGGTGAAGAGGTGGCCGTGCGTTGGCAGCAGCGCATACGCCGCCTCCCCCAGCCTCCGGACCGGGCTGCCACACCCACCGTTTCACGTCGGTGAGACCGGGTTTCCTGAATTGCCCTGTAACCGTAATCCGCAGACCATCAGAGTACTGACCAATCCGCCCACCCTGATTGCGACTCCTTTCCCAATCGCGCCCTCCATGACCCTCGAAGAACTCGTCCTTTCTGCCGCCGCCGCTCTCGGAAATCCCGGCTTCCAGTACACCCGTGACAAAACCTGCGACATGGTGCTGGCGAATGGTCTGCACCTCGTGATCGAGCCCTCCCGCACTGAAGAGGCCGTCCACCTCTATGCAGTAGTGGGCACCCTGCCCTCTTTTGACCGGGGGCTCTTTGCCGAGACACTGCTCCGGGCCCAGTTGTTTCATCGTGAAGTGGGGGAGGGTTGTTGCTTTGGGCTGGATGATGACACCGACGAAATTCTGCTGAACCGCAAGCTGTCCATCCAAAATCAGGGTGAAGAAAGCTTCCTCTCGGCGCTCAATGAATTCGCCAACTGGGCCAGCTACTGGCGGGACAAACTTCTGACACCTCCCGCCGCCGCACCTCCCGGCTCAGCCTCCCTCAATGACTTCCAGATGCTACGCGCCTGAGGCTCCCTCTGCCCCACCTTCAACGTATTTGCCCGTCCCATCATGAATCTCACCGGCCTTTCCGCCTCCCAGACCACACAAGGCACCCAGGGTTTGGCACCCACACCCGCAAAGCAGGAGGAGCCCATCATCCACCTGCGCACCTCTGAAAAATCCCGTGCGGCACAGAAGGAGATCGCAAAATCCTTCAACGGCATCGACTCGGGCAGCGTGCTGAGTTCGGCGGGAATGAGAATGGTGCTGGGAGAACCCACCAAGTATGCCAATCTGAAAGACGGAGTGGTGCACCTGATGCACAAGATTTCCGACAAACTCGCACCAGACTCGGTGGGCAGCCACTACAAGGAGGCCCTCCGCCTGGCCGACGAGTACCAGGCCATCAAAAACGGCGGCGGCAGCCTGACGGAACAACTGGCGGCGGTGAAAAACCTGCAGGCCCAGCTTGAAGCACACTCACCTGGTGGTGCCAAAGGTGAGAGCGTGGCCCAGTTGGTGAAGTTCGCCGACCTTGAGATCGAGGCCCTGGAGGCCGGCATCAAACAGGAGGGACAAGACGCTCAGGCCAAACTGGATCACGACAGCCACCGGGTGGATGTGATCGTTGGCGAGCTGGTGGAAGACAGGGCCTTGTCAGGAGGCAGCCTCCGTGGCGAGATCCAGTCCTTTGACCGCAGTTCCTTGAAACACGTCACCCCGCCAAAGGACCAAGACGTGCCTGGGTGGGCCAAAATGGAGTTCCGCTACAACAGCGCCAAGAGCGACATCATTGATGCCTCCCCCCAGGGCACTGTGATGCAAGAGCCGCTTATGCTTCAGGAGCCCGGCATCTCCTCTCTCTCCCCGACATTCAAGACCTCCCCTGAGTTCATCGGCATGGGTGCCAAGGTGGAGGCGGCCCTGGTCTCTGGTGACAGCACGGCCATGAAGGCCCTGACGGATGACATGGCAGGCCAGCTCATGAAGGACATCTCCTCCCAGGGTCCGCTCAGCGAAAGAGCCTTCGCCATCAGCGACGGGGCCAAGTTCAAGGAAGAACTCTACAAGGCCCTGGTCAACTCCAATCCGGGTGGTGTGCAGCTTGCTGGAAGCCACCGGGACGCGTCTCCCGAGGCACTTGCGTTTCTGGACGGAGTTTACGACGCGATGCTCAACCAGCTCTCTGACCGGCAGACCGCCCCGGACAAAATCGTCGTCGGTGGCAAGGAATACACCAAGGGAGCCAAGCTGGGTGAGGGCGGCTTCGGCGATGTCCATGTGTACGAGCACCAGCAGGAGGTGACGGATCCCACGACCGGCGAAAAGTCCACCGTGGTGGATCGCATCGCCGTGAAATCCTTCAAGTCAGGCAATCTGGAAGAAGCGGCCCAAGAGGTGCGCGCCCACCAGTCGGCCATGGGCCCCCAAGGCCATGAGAACATCACCGCCATGAAGGGGGTCGTCCGCACCCCGGATGGCGGCGTCCTCATCGCCATGGAACTCGCGAAAACCGATGGGTACGCGATGATGGCGAATCTGGACAAAGCCGTGGCGGAAGGCCGTCTCACTCCAGTGGCCGCCAACGCCGTCCGTCTGACCATCCTCAAAGACATGCTACAGGGCCTGCAGCATTTCCAGGAAACCCGCGGGATGACGCACCTGGATGTGAAGGAGCCCAACTTCTTCGTGGGGCATAACGGCAGGATGTTGCTGGGTGACTTCGGCTTCGCCAGAACCGGAGATCGCCAAGTCCTGGAACAAACCATCGTGGACAACCCCACTTGGAAGGCTCCAGAGATCATCATCCAGGAAGAGGCTCGCAGCAGTGTGACCTCCGCCGCCAAGGCCCAGAAAAATGCTACCAGGGAGTTCATCCAGTCACAGCGGGACCAGGTGCCCGTCGAGGAACGCCAGGCATGGTACGATCAGGCGATCAAGGACATCGACATCAATACCCAGCTCCGCCTGGATATGATGGGTGGCACGGTGGTGACCAACAAGGCCGACACCTGGTCCATCGGCATCTCTGCCTACCGTCTCTTCCATGGCGAATCTCCGTTCCACCAGGACTTCTTGTCAGAAGAGCAGCGGTTGATCGTTGAGCATGGCAGTGATCCTGAAAACAACATCAGA contains these protein-coding regions:
- a CDS encoding type III secretion system chaperone translates to MTLEELVLSAAAALGNPGFQYTRDKTCDMVLANGLHLVIEPSRTEEAVHLYAVVGTLPSFDRGLFAETLLRAQLFHREVGEGCCFGLDDDTDEILLNRKLSIQNQGEESFLSALNEFANWASYWRDKLLTPPAAAPPGSASLNDFQMLRA
- a CDS encoding protein kinase domain-containing protein encodes the protein MNLTGLSASQTTQGTQGLAPTPAKQEEPIIHLRTSEKSRAAQKEIAKSFNGIDSGSVLSSAGMRMVLGEPTKYANLKDGVVHLMHKISDKLAPDSVGSHYKEALRLADEYQAIKNGGGSLTEQLAAVKNLQAQLEAHSPGGAKGESVAQLVKFADLEIEALEAGIKQEGQDAQAKLDHDSHRVDVIVGELVEDRALSGGSLRGEIQSFDRSSLKHVTPPKDQDVPGWAKMEFRYNSAKSDIIDASPQGTVMQEPLMLQEPGISSLSPTFKTSPEFIGMGAKVEAALVSGDSTAMKALTDDMAGQLMKDISSQGPLSERAFAISDGAKFKEELYKALVNSNPGGVQLAGSHRDASPEALAFLDGVYDAMLNQLSDRQTAPDKIVVGGKEYTKGAKLGEGGFGDVHVYEHQQEVTDPTTGEKSTVVDRIAVKSFKSGNLEEAAQEVRAHQSAMGPQGHENITAMKGVVRTPDGGVLIAMELAKTDGYAMMANLDKAVAEGRLTPVAANAVRLTILKDMLQGLQHFQETRGMTHLDVKEPNFFVGHNGRMLLGDFGFARTGDRQVLEQTIVDNPTWKAPEIIIQEEARSSVTSAAKAQKNATREFIQSQRDQVPVEERQAWYDQAIKDIDINTQLRLDMMGGTVVTNKADTWSIGISAYRLFHGESPFHQDFLSEEQRLIVEHGSDPENNIRELGTDQAGNSTGKAVTAMDRLFNQMLNPDPTKRPSITDLLRNPVFQEPFVGGDEAYAIIQELSEENPDPAKLKALSDKIGD
- a CDS encoding WD40 repeat domain-containing serine/threonine protein kinase; this translates as MVESTTPAAACANCGRPLGPTAAGAFCLSCLLSPAQHWLDQSEESSRSLSSLEEWEPGDKIDRYQLEELLGEGGFGIVYRAIQREPIHREVALKVLKPRMASRDVVARFEGERQALAMMDHPNIARVYDAGATFSGCPYFVMELVKGKPITEFCRHLPLEQRIRLFIQACRGVQHAHQKGVIHRDIKPSNVLVMGEGIISVAKVIDFGIAKALEQPLADKTIYTAQGQVMGTLQYMSPEQALSAGMDVDTRSDVYSLGVLLYEMLTGVTPLPAERANGNDLAEILKAVRDDTPVRPSQELDKACKTARSQNSTPPLSTEWEEEGVTPATLRGDLDWIVMKALEKERARRYPSVSALMEDLERFLKQEPVQAKAPTARYRVARFARRNTILLRFVGALALVLGVSTAILVWLTLRAKRAESVAREALAAEAAARQETARQEAETRRQLVQLDVVTGDEMVEDGDAFGALLWYLEALRLDRDDAAKETLHRQRLRCAMQSGPQLLTLWPGTVAGEFSPDGSRVAIITSDGTAQLWSCETLQPASPPLTAPGGIRWIRFTDDPGVLLGLSREGLFCEWDLPSGVLTSTPIIPGPAPTSSAWDLTPDGKWLAVTVAGGPRVFRTVPRAAVGPVLEGAPAPTLLRLSSDGCRLAGADGSSLKVWDARSGKLILSSHDLEGPVSHIEMSPDGTRLATVSGRTGGTLDVWDVDLGSRMRPSFRPGGKLLDCSFSPEGRRLAIASHDSYARVFDVASGLPLTESMRHSGAVMEVHFSGDGRRVATSAVGELNARIWDGYTGLPAWPWICHPSSNPCARISANGRFVLTGGEDRALRLWSTPVEGAAKVTANHGAKVVSVSQGTAGRLILSAGADGLVRLWNRTTGDLTALIQPSSPPTAVELSRNENWIVTGGENGMVQVWNSRTGEPVLPELHHGGQRVIQLQFSASGEEFFSLGGEGSLKLWNRRTGKPLARQLEQTGTLIRATYDATGERLLAADTEHNVGCWDVRSGRPSGRKIRLPRRVDHLAFSADGKRWLTASLGNGSFAQVWDATTFLPVGPMLAPGRTFCAALSRDGASVVTCGADNTARIWNASSGGRIGRNMTHSGPIFRSIFSPDGRMVATCSDDGTARVWDALSGAPISPPLPQGAGFVYWNHTSTELLTASASGVLSLWDVSPITDALDDLQGQAELLSGRKLDALLGTTVLTGEEVAVRWQQRIRRLPQPPDRAATPTVSRR